From the Vibrio alginolyticus NBRC 15630 = ATCC 17749 genome, one window contains:
- a CDS encoding endonuclease/exonuclease/phosphatase family protein yields the protein MFKRFFLALAFLIMAVLVGFQVIFTVPDQPQIITQRGSELTQDIRCIEFSGSKALDQGGEINVLVWNIYKQNRTNWQSALNEFSADKQLLLLQEASMTPSFKQWLVDGRWVSNQVSAFKALGSGAGVISIAQGQPEKACAYTSKEPWLRLPKSALYSQYHLSNGEKLAVVNVHAINFTVGTKEYISQLTALEMLLKHHVGPILFAGDFNSWSKSRVNAMRQALKAADLQEVAFLPDHRVQFITGLPLDHVFYRGLTLKYAKAPQSDASDHNPLLLSFTLND from the coding sequence ATGTTTAAGCGTTTTTTTCTGGCGTTAGCTTTTCTTATTATGGCGGTATTGGTCGGCTTCCAGGTTATTTTCACCGTACCAGATCAGCCGCAAATCATTACTCAAAGAGGCTCAGAGTTGACGCAGGATATTAGGTGTATCGAATTTAGCGGCTCAAAAGCTCTGGATCAGGGCGGTGAAATCAATGTACTTGTCTGGAATATCTACAAACAGAACCGAACGAATTGGCAAAGTGCACTCAATGAATTCTCTGCTGATAAGCAGCTGCTGTTATTGCAAGAAGCCAGCATGACACCATCATTTAAACAGTGGTTGGTGGATGGTCGCTGGGTTAGTAATCAAGTGAGTGCTTTTAAGGCGCTGGGTAGCGGTGCCGGTGTAATTAGTATTGCTCAAGGGCAACCAGAAAAAGCCTGCGCTTACACCTCTAAAGAGCCGTGGCTTCGCTTACCTAAGTCTGCATTATATAGCCAGTATCACTTGAGTAATGGCGAGAAACTCGCAGTGGTGAATGTACATGCGATTAACTTCACCGTAGGTACAAAAGAGTATATATCTCAGTTAACGGCGCTTGAAATGCTTTTAAAGCATCATGTGGGGCCAATTCTATTTGCTGGAGACTTCAATAGCTGGAGTAAATCTCGCGTTAATGCGATGAGGCAGGCCTTAAAGGCTGCGGACTTACAAGAGGTGGCGTTCTTGCCGGATCATCGAGTCCAATTTATAACAGGGTTACCACTGGACCATGTGTTTTACCGAGGTCTGACGCTTAAGTACGCAAAAGCGCCGCAGAGCGACGCTTCCGATCATAACCCATTGTTATTGTCATTTACGTTAAATGACTAG
- the glnB gene encoding nitrogen regulatory protein P-II, translating into MKKIEAIIKPFKLDDVREALAEVGITGMTVSEVKGFGRQKGHTELYRGAEYMVDFLPKVKLEIVVTEDVADKCVETIIETAQTGKIGDGKIFVTDIERVVRIRTGEEDEDAI; encoded by the coding sequence ATGAAAAAAATTGAAGCGATTATCAAGCCATTTAAACTGGATGATGTTCGAGAAGCGCTAGCTGAAGTTGGCATTACAGGGATGACCGTCTCTGAAGTGAAAGGTTTTGGTCGCCAAAAAGGTCACACAGAGCTTTACCGTGGTGCAGAGTATATGGTGGACTTTCTACCTAAAGTGAAGCTCGAAATCGTTGTAACGGAAGATGTGGCTGATAAATGCGTAGAGACAATCATTGAAACCGCGCAAACTGGTAAGATTGGTGATGGTAAAATATTCGTCACTGATATTGAGCGTGTGGTTCGTATTCGTACTGGTGAAGAAGACGAAGACGCGATCTAA
- the tilS gene encoding tRNA lysidine(34) synthetase TilS, producing MESLYLHFAQVLGRYYQLGTKVVLAFSGGVDSRLLLELLSRYQQAHSIECHAVYVHHGLSSNADNWADKCLLWAQQVGISCSIERVSLDISNGESIELLAREARYQALTKYIQEGDILLTGQHADDQIETFLLALKRGSGPKGLSSMAESMPFSCGSLVRPLLTIKRKTIEDAATKLGLEWVEDESNQDTRYDRNFLRHCVIPELSGRWPSIHKAVQRSASLCAQQEALLDELLSAVFERALQTDLSLSIEELAKHSELARARLIRMWLANLNTSMPTQVQLNLIWNEVALAQQDANPKLQLKQGEVRRFRNRLYWVTEIADVTEWQSTIQVDTVLSLPERLGELTLTTSSSNATIALPSQPELLRVTFNPEGLSAHPTTRNHSRKLKKLFQEYNVPSWLRRQIPILMYQDRVVAVADLFVDQAFNGQDCELIWRR from the coding sequence ATGGAATCGCTTTACCTGCATTTTGCTCAAGTTCTCGGCCGCTACTATCAATTAGGCACTAAGGTTGTCTTGGCGTTTAGCGGAGGAGTGGATTCACGTCTTTTACTCGAATTACTCAGTCGCTACCAACAAGCGCATTCGATAGAGTGTCACGCTGTGTATGTGCACCATGGTTTAAGCTCGAATGCCGATAATTGGGCCGATAAATGCTTACTTTGGGCACAACAAGTGGGGATATCTTGCTCGATTGAGCGAGTGAGCTTAGACATCAGCAATGGTGAAAGTATTGAACTTCTTGCTCGTGAAGCTCGCTACCAAGCCTTAACTAAGTACATTCAAGAAGGCGATATACTGTTGACTGGTCAACATGCCGACGATCAAATAGAGACTTTTCTCCTTGCTCTTAAGCGCGGTAGCGGGCCAAAAGGGTTATCTTCGATGGCGGAGAGTATGCCGTTTTCTTGCGGATCTCTAGTTCGACCATTGCTTACTATCAAGCGGAAAACCATCGAAGACGCGGCTACTAAATTAGGTTTGGAGTGGGTGGAAGACGAAAGCAATCAAGATACCCGTTATGATCGTAACTTTCTTCGTCATTGTGTTATTCCTGAGTTGTCTGGTCGTTGGCCGAGTATCCATAAAGCGGTTCAGCGCAGTGCAAGTTTATGTGCTCAACAAGAAGCGCTATTGGATGAACTATTGAGCGCGGTGTTTGAACGCGCTTTACAAACGGATCTAAGTTTGAGTATTGAAGAGCTGGCTAAGCACAGTGAGTTAGCTCGTGCGCGCTTGATTCGTATGTGGCTAGCTAATCTTAATACTAGTATGCCGACTCAGGTACAACTCAATCTCATCTGGAATGAAGTGGCATTAGCTCAGCAAGATGCCAACCCCAAACTACAACTTAAACAAGGTGAAGTGCGCCGTTTTCGAAATCGTCTCTATTGGGTAACGGAAATCGCTGACGTCACTGAGTGGCAAAGTACGATTCAAGTCGATACCGTTTTATCGCTTCCAGAGCGGCTAGGGGAGCTGACCTTAACGACGAGTTCTAGCAACGCAACGATTGCGCTTCCGAGTCAGCCAGAATTGCTTCGCGTGACCTTTAATCCGGAAGGCTTATCAGCGCATCCAACCACGCGTAATCACAGTCGAAAACTGAAGAAGTTGTTCCAAGAATACAATGTGCCAAGCTGGCTGCGTCGTCAAATTCCGATTTTGATGTATCAAGATCGAGTCGTTGCTGTGGCAGATCTGTTCGTTGATCAGGCGTTTAATGGTCAAGATTGTGAACTTATTTGGCGCAGGTAA
- a CDS encoding c-type cytochrome: MKKTIMGAMVALTMFSGQALAAGDATAGQAKSGVCAACHGADGIAVIPGYPNLKGQNEQYIISSIKAYKNKERTGGLAAVMQAQASLLSDEDIANLAAYYASLK, translated from the coding sequence ATGAAGAAAACAATCATGGGTGCAATGGTGGCGTTAACCATGTTTAGTGGGCAAGCTCTAGCTGCGGGAGATGCTACAGCAGGTCAAGCAAAGTCGGGAGTATGCGCGGCGTGTCATGGCGCTGATGGTATTGCTGTCATTCCGGGTTACCCAAATCTGAAAGGGCAAAATGAGCAATATATTATCAGTTCAATTAAAGCTTATAAAAATAAAGAGCGAACAGGTGGGCTTGCTGCTGTGATGCAAGCTCAAGCTTCATTGTTGTCTGATGAAGATATCGCTAACCTAGCGGCTTACTACGCAAGTTTGAAGTAA
- the accA gene encoding acetyl-CoA carboxylase carboxyl transferase subunit alpha — translation MSLNFLEFEKPIAELEAKIEALRDVSRHGGDSAIDLDKEIEQLEKKSLELKKKTFSDLGAWETAQLARHPLRPYTLDYIQHAFEEFDELAGDRAFADDKAIVGGMARLEGRPVMIIGHQKGRETKEKVKRNFGMPKPEGYRKALRLMEMAERFNMPIITFIDTAGAYPGVGAEERGQSEAIAKNLKVMSGLKVPVICNVVGEGGSGGALAIGVGDYVNMLQYSTYSVISPEGCASILWRDSDKAPQAAEAMGLTAPRLKELELIDEIIEEPLGGAHRDHVQMAANMKATLLRQLEDLEQLDEETLRERRYQRLMSYGYC, via the coding sequence ATGAGCCTAAACTTTCTTGAATTTGAAAAGCCAATTGCAGAACTAGAAGCGAAAATTGAAGCATTACGTGATGTCTCTCGTCACGGTGGTGATTCTGCGATTGACCTGGATAAAGAAATCGAACAGCTTGAGAAGAAAAGCTTAGAGCTGAAGAAAAAAACCTTCAGCGACCTAGGCGCATGGGAAACAGCTCAACTGGCTCGTCACCCACTACGTCCTTACACGCTAGATTACATCCAACACGCTTTTGAGGAGTTTGATGAATTAGCGGGTGACCGCGCGTTTGCAGACGACAAAGCGATTGTGGGTGGCATGGCTCGCCTTGAAGGCCGCCCTGTGATGATCATTGGTCACCAAAAAGGTCGTGAAACCAAAGAGAAAGTGAAACGTAACTTTGGTATGCCAAAACCAGAAGGTTACCGTAAAGCGCTACGTTTGATGGAAATGGCAGAGCGTTTCAACATGCCGATCATCACATTTATCGACACGGCTGGCGCGTATCCAGGTGTGGGCGCAGAAGAGCGTGGTCAATCTGAAGCTATCGCGAAAAACCTAAAAGTGATGTCTGGTCTTAAAGTACCAGTAATCTGTAACGTTGTCGGTGAAGGCGGTTCTGGTGGTGCACTAGCAATCGGTGTAGGCGACTACGTGAACATGCTTCAGTACTCTACGTACTCAGTAATTTCTCCTGAGGGTTGTGCTTCAATCTTATGGCGTGATTCAGACAAAGCGCCACAAGCGGCAGAGGCAATGGGCCTAACTGCTCCGCGTCTTAAAGAGCTTGAACTGATCGACGAAATCATTGAAGAGCCACTAGGCGGCGCTCATCGCGATCATGTTCAAATGGCAGCGAATATGAAAGCGACACTACTTCGTCAGCTAGAAGATCTAGAACAACTGGATGAAGAGACGCTACGTGAACGTCGTTACCAGCGCCTAATGAGCTACGGTTACTGTTAA
- the dnaE gene encoding DNA polymerase III subunit alpha, with protein MSDPKFIHLRVHSDFSMVDGLNKVPPIVKKVAELGMPAMALTDFTNLCGLVKFYGTAHGSGVKPIIGADFKMQSDEFGEELTQVTLLAADNVGYKNLTLLISKAYLRGHVQHHPVIDKAWLAEMSEGLIVLSGGKSGEIGRGLLKGNRQIVQGCVDFYKQHFPDRFYLELLRTGRPDEETYLHFAVELAEQQDLPVVATNEVVFLSPDLFDAHEIRVAIHDGYTLEDPRRPKNYSPQQYLRTEEEMCELFADIPEALENSVEIAKRCNVTVRLGEYFLPAFPTEGMKETEFLVMKSREGLEERLEFLFPDEEERKRRRPEYDERLQIELDVINQMGFPGYFLIVMEFIQWSKDNGIPVGPGRGSGAGSLVAYALKITDLDPLEYDLLFERFLNPERVSMPDFDVDFCMDKRDQVIDHVAEMYGRDAVSQIITFGTMAAKAVIRDVGRVLGHPFGFVDRISKLIPPDPGMTLDKAFKAEPALPELYEADEEVKELIDMCHILEGCTRNAGKHAGGVVISPTTITDFAPIYADAEGHFPVTQFDKNDVETAGLVKFDFLGLRTLTIIDWALGLINPRLEREGKEPVQIESIPLEDPASFRLLQNSETTAVFQLESRGMKELIKRLQPDCFEDIIALVALFRPGPLQSGMVDNFIDRKHGREAISYPDEKWQHESLKETLDPTYGIILYQEQVMQIAQILAGYTLGGADMLRRAMGKKKPEEMAKQRAIFEEGAIKNGIDGELAMKIFDLVEKFAGYGFNKSHSAAYALVSYQTLWLKTHYPAEFMAAVMTADMDNTEKVVGLVDECFRMKLTVLPPDINSGLYRFNVDENGAIVYGIGAIKGVGEGPIDAILEARNKGGHFKDLFDFCARVDLKRVNKRVIEKLIYAGALDRLGPHRAAMMASLNDAVKAASQHHQAEAFGQTDMFGVLTDAPEEVEHKYTQVPPWPEKVWLEGERDTLGLYLTGHPINAYVKELNKYTSCRLKDATPTRRDQSVTVAGLVIAARVMTTKRGTRIGIMTLDDRSGRMEVMLFSDALDRYAELLEKDRILVVSGQVSFDDFNGGLKMSAREVMDLGSAREKYARGLSVSIDANQINDQFFEQFSRILEPHKAGTVPVNVYYQRADARARLTLGTEWRVTPSDTLLDDLKQLLGKSQVELEFN; from the coding sequence ATGTCAGATCCCAAATTCATCCACCTGCGTGTTCATAGTGACTTCTCGATGGTGGATGGCCTCAACAAAGTTCCGCCAATCGTAAAGAAAGTTGCTGAGCTCGGTATGCCCGCAATGGCGTTGACCGACTTTACCAACCTATGTGGTTTGGTGAAGTTTTACGGTACGGCGCATGGCAGTGGTGTTAAACCGATCATCGGTGCTGACTTTAAAATGCAGTCGGACGAGTTTGGTGAAGAGCTGACACAAGTGACTTTGCTTGCGGCGGATAATGTAGGTTATAAGAACCTGACGTTATTGATATCAAAAGCGTACTTACGTGGACATGTTCAACACCACCCAGTGATTGATAAAGCCTGGTTGGCTGAAATGTCTGAAGGCCTGATTGTATTATCCGGCGGTAAAAGCGGGGAAATTGGTCGCGGCCTTTTGAAAGGCAACCGTCAAATAGTGCAAGGGTGTGTTGATTTCTATAAACAGCATTTTCCAGATCGCTTTTATCTTGAGCTACTTCGTACCGGTCGTCCAGATGAAGAAACTTATCTTCACTTTGCGGTTGAATTGGCAGAGCAGCAAGACTTGCCAGTAGTGGCGACCAATGAAGTTGTATTCCTGAGTCCAGACCTATTTGATGCTCATGAAATACGCGTAGCGATTCACGATGGTTACACATTAGAAGATCCGCGTAGGCCAAAAAACTACAGTCCGCAGCAATATCTTCGTACAGAAGAAGAAATGTGTGAGCTGTTTGCTGATATTCCTGAAGCGTTAGAAAACAGTGTCGAGATAGCGAAGCGTTGTAACGTGACTGTGCGCTTAGGTGAGTACTTCCTACCAGCTTTCCCAACCGAAGGGATGAAAGAGACTGAGTTCCTAGTCATGAAATCCCGAGAGGGGTTGGAAGAGCGTTTAGAGTTCCTATTTCCAGATGAGGAAGAGAGAAAACGTCGCCGCCCTGAATATGATGAACGTCTTCAGATAGAGCTAGATGTTATCAACCAAATGGGATTTCCTGGTTACTTCTTGATCGTAATGGAGTTCATCCAGTGGTCAAAAGATAATGGAATTCCTGTCGGTCCTGGACGTGGTTCCGGTGCTGGTTCTTTGGTGGCTTACGCACTAAAAATCACCGATCTGGATCCACTAGAATACGACTTGCTGTTCGAACGTTTCTTGAACCCAGAACGTGTTTCGATGCCCGATTTCGACGTCGATTTCTGTATGGATAAACGTGACCAGGTTATTGACCACGTTGCGGAAATGTACGGTCGTGACGCGGTGTCTCAGATCATCACGTTTGGTACCATGGCGGCAAAAGCGGTAATCCGTGACGTTGGCCGCGTATTGGGCCACCCATTTGGTTTTGTTGATCGTATTTCAAAGCTGATCCCGCCCGATCCAGGTATGACGCTAGATAAAGCGTTTAAAGCTGAACCTGCACTACCTGAATTGTATGAGGCCGATGAGGAAGTTAAAGAACTCATCGACATGTGTCATATTTTGGAAGGCTGTACGCGAAACGCCGGTAAACACGCTGGTGGTGTTGTAATTTCACCTACAACAATTACCGATTTTGCGCCAATTTATGCAGACGCTGAAGGTCACTTTCCGGTTACTCAATTTGATAAAAACGATGTTGAGACCGCTGGCCTAGTTAAGTTTGACTTCTTAGGTTTACGTACCTTAACCATTATTGACTGGGCGTTAGGGCTGATTAACCCACGCCTAGAGCGAGAAGGTAAAGAACCGGTTCAAATTGAATCCATACCGTTAGAAGACCCTGCCTCTTTCCGTTTGTTGCAAAACTCTGAAACGACAGCAGTATTCCAGCTTGAATCTCGAGGCATGAAAGAGCTGATCAAACGACTTCAGCCAGACTGTTTCGAAGACATCATCGCATTGGTAGCACTCTTCCGTCCGGGTCCTTTGCAATCGGGCATGGTAGATAACTTTATCGACCGTAAACATGGTCGAGAAGCGATCTCTTATCCAGATGAAAAGTGGCAACACGAGTCGCTAAAAGAGACGCTTGATCCAACCTACGGCATCATCCTGTATCAAGAGCAGGTAATGCAGATTGCGCAGATCTTAGCAGGTTACACGCTAGGTGGTGCGGACATGCTTCGTCGTGCAATGGGTAAGAAAAAGCCAGAAGAGATGGCAAAACAACGTGCTATCTTTGAAGAAGGTGCGATAAAGAACGGTATCGATGGCGAGTTGGCGATGAAAATCTTCGACTTGGTAGAGAAGTTCGCCGGTTATGGTTTTAACAAATCGCACTCTGCTGCTTATGCATTGGTTTCTTATCAAACTCTTTGGCTGAAAACACATTATCCTGCCGAATTTATGGCTGCGGTAATGACAGCCGATATGGATAACACGGAAAAAGTCGTTGGCTTGGTCGATGAGTGTTTCCGTATGAAGCTCACCGTGCTGCCACCAGACATCAACTCTGGCCTATATCGCTTTAATGTTGATGAAAATGGCGCAATTGTTTACGGTATTGGTGCGATAAAAGGGGTTGGTGAGGGCCCTATCGATGCGATTCTTGAGGCGAGAAATAAAGGTGGTCACTTTAAAGACCTATTTGATTTCTGTGCTCGAGTTGATCTAAAACGTGTCAATAAACGAGTGATAGAGAAGCTGATTTACGCGGGCGCGTTGGATCGACTAGGCCCACACCGCGCGGCGATGATGGCGTCACTCAATGATGCGGTAAAAGCAGCAAGTCAACATCACCAAGCTGAGGCGTTTGGTCAAACGGATATGTTTGGTGTGCTGACGGATGCACCTGAAGAAGTAGAGCATAAGTATACGCAGGTTCCGCCTTGGCCAGAAAAAGTGTGGTTAGAGGGCGAGCGTGATACCCTAGGTCTATATTTGACAGGGCACCCAATTAACGCCTACGTAAAGGAACTAAACAAATACACCAGTTGTCGACTAAAAGACGCAACGCCCACTCGCCGCGATCAATCTGTCACGGTAGCCGGCCTGGTTATTGCCGCTCGTGTAATGACGACCAAGCGTGGTACACGAATTGGTATTATGACACTGGATGACCGAAGTGGCCGCATGGAAGTGATGTTGTTCTCTGATGCGCTGGATCGATACGCTGAACTTCTCGAAAAAGACAGAATTTTGGTCGTTTCTGGACAGGTCAGCTTTGATGACTTCAACGGTGGCCTTAAAATGTCGGCGCGTGAAGTTATGGATCTCGGCAGTGCGCGCGAGAAATACGCTCGTGGTTTGTCGGTATCGATAGATGCAAATCAGATCAACGATCAGTTTTTTGAGCAGTTCAGCCGTATTTTAGAACCGCACAAAGCCGGAACCGTACCCGTCAATGTATACTACCAGCGTGCCGACGCCAGAGCGCGGTTAACATTGGGCACCGAGTGGCGAGTTACGCCAAGTGATACATTACTCGACGATTTAAAACAGTTGCTTGGCAAAAGCCAGGTAGAACTCGAATTTAACTAA
- the rnhB gene encoding ribonuclease HII, with amino-acid sequence MAVKPKVTKTKVELPPFEYPQGYQLVAGVDEVGRGPLVGDVVTAAVILDPNNPIEGLNDSKKLTEKKRMALLPEIKEKALAWAVGRCSPEEIDQLNILQATMVAMQRAVAGLQVQPDLVLIDGNRCPELPMDAQAVVKGDLRVAEISAASIIAKVVRDQEMEELDKLHPQFGFAKHKGYPTKAHFEAIEQHGVISEHRKSFKPVKKALGIE; translated from the coding sequence ATGGCTGTTAAACCAAAAGTGACCAAAACCAAAGTTGAACTCCCTCCGTTTGAATATCCGCAAGGTTATCAGCTTGTGGCCGGAGTCGACGAGGTAGGACGTGGCCCTTTGGTAGGAGACGTCGTCACCGCTGCGGTTATCCTTGATCCTAACAATCCTATTGAAGGGTTGAACGATTCGAAAAAATTGACCGAAAAGAAACGCATGGCGTTGCTTCCTGAAATCAAAGAAAAAGCATTGGCGTGGGCGGTCGGGCGTTGTTCTCCTGAAGAAATTGATCAACTGAATATTTTACAGGCGACTATGGTTGCGATGCAGCGTGCAGTGGCGGGGTTACAGGTTCAACCTGATTTGGTGTTGATTGATGGTAACCGTTGTCCGGAGCTGCCAATGGATGCTCAAGCTGTAGTAAAAGGCGATCTACGTGTTGCCGAAATCAGTGCGGCTTCAATTATTGCCAAAGTCGTGCGTGACCAAGAGATGGAAGAGTTGGATAAACTTCATCCACAATTTGGCTTCGCGAAGCACAAAGGTTACCCAACTAAAGCGCACTTTGAAGCGATTGAGCAACACGGAGTGATCAGTGAACACCGCAAGAGTTTCAAGCCAGTAAAAAAAGCGTTAGGCATAGAATAA
- a CDS encoding YIP1 family protein produces the protein MNPSSNPLVMLLDIFRSPTSCFLALYQRGGWGWQPFIFLMLSPFLFWGAYFSNVDFTWLSDQLAAQFQQIDPKQIELLEPNTLMASAIINDVFNRFATLLLLALWFFLATKASKQQYGYWKWFAASCAILFPAVLGDVASYASLLLKHGQVMTYAADLNSLNGLLKLPLTNEWSHFASSLPLLLPWYIVLGYGVVLTWTEFERGQALVIASLPWVFFYVIWALYIVVT, from the coding sequence ATGAACCCATCAAGCAATCCACTTGTGATGCTGTTGGACATTTTTCGTTCTCCAACATCTTGTTTTCTTGCGCTTTATCAACGCGGTGGATGGGGATGGCAACCGTTCATCTTCCTGATGCTTAGTCCGTTTTTATTCTGGGGTGCTTACTTTTCGAATGTCGATTTCACGTGGCTCAGTGACCAACTTGCTGCGCAATTTCAGCAAATCGACCCGAAGCAGATTGAGCTATTAGAACCAAACACGCTAATGGCAAGCGCGATCATCAATGATGTATTCAACCGCTTTGCCACCTTACTATTGCTCGCGCTTTGGTTCTTTCTTGCAACAAAGGCAAGCAAACAACAATACGGTTACTGGAAATGGTTTGCCGCATCGTGTGCTATCTTATTCCCAGCAGTATTGGGCGATGTAGCAAGTTACGCGAGCTTGCTACTCAAGCATGGTCAGGTAATGACTTACGCTGCCGATTTAAATAGCCTCAATGGTCTATTAAAGCTGCCTCTTACTAACGAATGGTCTCATTTCGCTAGCTCGTTACCTTTGCTTCTGCCTTGGTACATTGTGCTCGGCTACGGCGTTGTACTGACGTGGACGGAGTTTGAACGTGGCCAAGCTTTGGTGATTGCAAGCCTGCCATGGGTATTCTTCTACGTTATTTGGGCACTTTATATTGTGGTAACCTAA
- a CDS encoding lytic transglycosylase produces the protein MRLKYTWALALLLSGCQLTQSDSTSSTPETNKSEQTAKQNAVKAQPGNKSSLAKKSANDAPKVLSPQEQEDVWQRIAMQLDMDIPNHKKVDYYRTWYLKHPNHLYTVSKRATPFLYMITKRIEERGLPMELALLPVVESSFDAFAYSHGSAAGLWQFVPGTGKMMGLEQNYWYDGRRDVAAATDAALDYLVQLNERFDGNWEHAIAAYNSGGGRVSSAIRKNKKLGKPIDFFSLDLPKETSSYVPKLLALADVIANQDKYGLNIPAIPNKPVLTLVDPEEQLDLAIAADYAGISVKELQSYNPAYNQWSTAPEGPHQLLIPVEKKETFLTKVEKNRGKGMKVARYKVKSGDSLSVLANKYGTTTKVIRRANGLSNNNIRIGQYLLIPTSTKDDAKYALTAQNRLNKTQSRARGQLKLTHVVQSGESLWSIARNNKVSYKSLAKWNGMGPKDPLRVGQKLVIWKDSDKGSVIRTVFYNVRSGDTISGIASKFKVKTNDIVKWNSLHKKKYLQPGQKLKLYVDVTKVSV, from the coding sequence ATGCGTTTGAAGTATACTTGGGCGTTGGCGTTGTTATTATCTGGCTGTCAATTGACTCAGTCAGATTCAACGTCTTCTACACCAGAAACCAATAAATCTGAGCAGACTGCAAAGCAAAATGCAGTAAAAGCTCAACCGGGCAATAAATCGTCACTAGCAAAAAAATCCGCTAACGACGCGCCTAAAGTTCTCTCCCCCCAAGAACAAGAAGATGTGTGGCAACGTATCGCCATGCAGCTGGACATGGATATCCCAAACCACAAGAAAGTGGACTACTACCGTACGTGGTATTTAAAGCACCCAAATCACCTTTACACGGTATCTAAGCGTGCGACTCCTTTTCTATACATGATCACAAAACGTATCGAAGAGCGCGGACTCCCAATGGAGCTTGCATTACTTCCTGTAGTGGAAAGTTCATTCGATGCCTTTGCCTACTCACATGGCAGCGCGGCTGGGTTGTGGCAATTTGTCCCAGGCACCGGAAAAATGATGGGATTAGAGCAAAACTACTGGTATGACGGTCGCAGAGATGTGGCAGCAGCAACGGATGCAGCGCTGGACTACCTAGTACAACTAAACGAGCGTTTTGATGGTAACTGGGAACATGCAATCGCCGCTTATAACAGCGGTGGAGGCCGAGTTTCTAGCGCAATTCGTAAGAATAAAAAGCTCGGTAAACCTATCGATTTCTTCTCATTAGACTTACCAAAAGAGACCAGCAGTTACGTTCCTAAGCTATTGGCCTTGGCTGACGTTATCGCAAACCAAGACAAGTACGGACTTAATATTCCTGCAATTCCAAACAAGCCTGTTCTAACGCTTGTTGATCCAGAAGAGCAGTTAGATCTGGCTATTGCCGCAGATTATGCCGGCATTAGCGTAAAAGAGTTGCAGAGTTACAACCCAGCATACAACCAGTGGTCGACAGCGCCTGAGGGGCCGCACCAACTTTTGATTCCCGTAGAGAAAAAAGAGACTTTTCTCACCAAGGTGGAGAAAAATCGCGGTAAAGGGATGAAGGTCGCTCGCTACAAGGTGAAATCTGGTGACTCTTTAAGCGTGCTAGCTAATAAATACGGCACAACCACGAAAGTCATTCGACGTGCCAACGGCCTATCGAATAACAACATTCGTATTGGTCAATACCTATTGATTCCGACATCAACAAAAGACGATGCAAAATATGCATTAACGGCACAAAACCGATTAAACAAGACTCAATCTCGTGCTCGTGGTCAACTCAAGCTCACCCATGTCGTTCAGTCTGGAGAAAGTTTGTGGTCAATCGCACGTAACAATAAAGTGTCGTATAAATCGTTAGCTAAATGGAATGGTATGGGCCCTAAAGATCCATTGCGTGTGGGTCAAAAGCTAGTGATTTGGAAAGACTCAGACAAAGGTTCTGTGATCCGTACCGTTTTCTACAACGTTCGCTCTGGCGACACCATTAGCGGCATTGCAAGCAAGTTCAAAGTAAAAACGAACGACATCGTGAAATGGAACTCGCTACACAAGAAAAAATACTTACAACCAGGTCAAAAGCTTAAGTTGTACGTTGACGTAACGAAGGTAAGTGTATGA